The Haematobia irritans isolate KBUSLIRL chromosome 1, ASM5000362v1, whole genome shotgun sequence DNA segment taatttgaaacaaaaaaaaaaaaaaaaaaaaaaaaaaaacatttgataaaaatataattgtctttctattcgttcgcttcataattatgtaGTAGATTAGCGCTCCCACCACCTCCTCTCCTCCCTTTCTTTCCCCCCTTCCCGGCTATACTAACACCCTCctaacgcggttcgtccgcttccgcgattcgttcgcttcagcggttcgtccgcatccgcgattcgttcgcttcagcggttcgtccgcatccgcgattcgttcgcttcagcggttcgtccgcatcaAACGGGTACTAGTATAGCCGAATCCTTTCCCTTTCCTTTTCCCCTCTTCCTCGGCCcgacatcatcgtcatcatcagttACGACCACCATCGGCCCGACATCATCGTCACCCCAGTACACAAACACCTTCGGCCCGACTCCACCGTCATCATCGTACACGAACACCACCAGCCCGATACCACCGTCATCACCGCACACGATCAACGTTGGCCCGACACCATCGTTATCACCGTACCCGAACATTGTCGGCCCGACTCCATCGTCATCATCGTACACGAACACCGCCAGCCCGATATCACCGTCATCACCGCACACGATCAACGTCGGCCCGACACCATCGTTATCCCAGTACATGAGCATCGTCGGCCCGACACCATCGTCATCCCAGTACACGAACACCACCAGCCCGATACCACCGTCATTACCGCACACGATCAACGTCGGCTTGACACCATCGTTATCACCGTACACGAACACCGTCGGCCCGACCCCACCGTCAACTCCATACTACTTACGGTCGTCACCCAGTCCTGTCACCGACACTGTCCATCATCGTATCCAGTCATTTCACCGACACCGTTTCATTATCATCGTCGTCAAGCAACATTACCCATTCATCAACTAGCGCTGCACGAGTCTTCGTCATCGTCCGACCCAATCCAGCCCGCAATTCACAGCCGAAACCCCACCAGTCGTCGTCGCCCCTTCAGCCCGATCATTGCCCTTACCCACAATTGTATCGTATATAAGTAAGAATCGTCAATAAAACCCCGCA contains these protein-coding regions:
- the LOC142219873 gene encoding uncharacterized protein LOC142219873, whose product is MIRFDTTVRPHQTGTSIAESFPFPFPLFLGPTSSSSSVTTTIGPTSSSPQYTNTFGPTPPSSSYTNTTSPIPPSSPHTINVGPTPSLSPYPNIVGPTPSSSSYTNTASPISPSSPHTINVGPTPSLSQYMSIVGPTPSSSQYTNTTSPIPPSLPHTINVGLTPSLSPYTNTVGPTPPSTPYYLRSSPSPVTDTVHHRIQSFHRHRFIIIVVKQHYPFIN